Below is a window of Sulfolobales archaeon DNA.
GAAGTCTTCTAAGCCTTTCTAACCCCACCACATCCTCTGGGTATAACGGTATATAGCCTATCACCTGATCTCCAAAGAGCTTTCTTATATACTCTAGATTCCTCTCTTGCTCCTCATACTTAGATTTGAGAAAACCTGTAGCATCCTTCTCAGCTTCTTCCCTAGGTATGAGCATGTTAACCACAACACCTCCTGATGGTATCTCGTAGGCCTTCACCATCTCCATAAATCTCTTTACAACCGATATAGATAACATCGTAGGTATTGTTACGAATATAAAGCTTGTTTTAGAGGGATCGGTTAATACACTCTTAACACTAGTATATCTTCTGTGGAGTTGTAAGAGCTCCAGGAGAACTGGATCGCTTTTTATTTCCTCAAGAACCTTGTCTTTTCTGAAGCTCAGCTGTGCTCTTAGAGATAAGGCCTCTTGCCTAGACTTTATAACCCTCTGGAGCCAGAGCCCATAGATCTTTGATAGCCCTATAAGCCTTATAGCATTTGCAACAGCAGCTGTATCGAATACAATTCTATCAAATTTCTCTCCCTCCTGAAGTATCAGATCCATCATTTTATCAAACGACGCAGCCTCTTGGAAAGCTGGATTAGTAGTTGCTATATCGATAAACCCCTTAGGATCTATTGGGATCTCGGCCCACTTAAGGAAGTCCCTTATAAGCCTCGTTATCCTCTCCTTATACCTCGCCACAACATCCTCGATCTCCACCT
It encodes the following:
- a CDS encoding ArsA family ATPase, with protein sequence MITIVRGNQKFIFVGGKGGVGKTVIASAIGLSFAEQGYKTLIASFNPVHSLSSVFEQPLSGGSITEVKGVNNLYAIEVEIEDVVARYKERITRLIRDFLKWAEIPIDPKGFIDIATTNPAFQEAASFDKMMDLILQEGEKFDRIVFDTAAVANAIRLIGLSKIYGLWLQRVIKSRQEALSLRAQLSFRKDKVLEEIKSDPVLLELLQLHRRYTSVKSVLTDPSKTSFIFVTIPTMLSISVVKRFMEMVKAYEIPSGGVVVNMLIPREEAEKDATGFLKSKYEEQERNLEYIRKLFGDQVIGYIPLYPEDVVGLERLRRL